One genomic region from Rhodoligotrophos appendicifer encodes:
- a CDS encoding class I adenylate-forming enzyme family protein, with translation MRLIDYFQKGLARGADRPAFVDDRVTLTYGEVDHRARRMASSLQASGLSTCPPIAVFSPNDPQAFACIIGILYAGGIWVPCNARNTVAVNAHFLSMTSVEVLFYHGSLAREAVELKAAVPTIRLLICIDGDGAGSALSLDDFLQRGDGSLPEVPDDPERLATIFPTGGTTGLSKGAPWTHRTWEALIGAYWHCMPSTTPPVHLVAGPMTHAAGGLALMMMPGGACNVVLPRADPLLIMQAIDRHRITHLYLPPTVLYMMLAHPEVRRYDYSSLKYFVLAAAPIAPEKLREAMDVFGPVMCQSFGQAEAPMFLTFLTTADLLAADGDGRLYASCGRPTLNVRVEIMDDAGTILPPGERGEIVAKGSLVFPGYYRNPEATAAASTHGWHHTGDIGYRDEQGFIYIVDRKKDMIVTGGFNVFSAEVEQVLLSHPAVRDCAVVGVPDAKWGEAIKAVIELKANADVDPQDLIDLVKRELGGVHAPKSVDFWDELPRSGNGKVLKRDVRDTFWSGRERAV, from the coding sequence ACCCATCGCAGTCTTCAGTCCCAATGATCCCCAGGCTTTCGCCTGCATCATCGGGATCCTGTACGCTGGCGGCATCTGGGTTCCGTGCAATGCGCGAAACACGGTAGCGGTGAATGCCCACTTCCTCTCCATGACCAGTGTGGAGGTGCTTTTTTATCATGGCAGCCTGGCGCGGGAAGCCGTTGAGCTGAAAGCGGCCGTTCCGACAATCCGTCTGCTGATCTGTATAGATGGCGACGGCGCAGGCTCGGCCCTGTCCCTGGACGATTTCCTCCAGCGAGGCGACGGCAGCTTGCCGGAGGTGCCGGATGATCCGGAGCGGCTCGCCACCATCTTTCCCACCGGCGGAACGACGGGCCTCTCGAAAGGCGCGCCCTGGACTCATCGGACCTGGGAAGCGTTGATTGGCGCATACTGGCATTGCATGCCCTCGACGACGCCTCCCGTCCATCTGGTGGCGGGTCCCATGACCCATGCCGCCGGTGGATTGGCACTGATGATGATGCCCGGCGGCGCCTGCAACGTCGTTCTTCCCCGCGCCGATCCCTTGCTGATCATGCAGGCGATCGACCGGCACCGGATCACCCATCTCTACCTGCCGCCGACCGTCCTCTACATGATGCTCGCCCATCCGGAAGTGCGCCGCTACGACTACTCCTCGCTGAAATACTTCGTGCTGGCGGCCGCTCCCATAGCACCGGAGAAGCTGCGCGAAGCGATGGACGTGTTCGGGCCCGTCATGTGCCAATCCTTCGGCCAGGCCGAGGCGCCTATGTTCCTCACCTTTCTGACCACCGCCGATCTCCTGGCCGCTGATGGCGACGGACGCCTGTACGCGAGCTGCGGCAGGCCCACGCTCAATGTACGGGTCGAGATCATGGATGATGCCGGGACCATCCTGCCGCCGGGAGAGCGCGGCGAGATTGTCGCCAAAGGCAGCCTCGTCTTTCCCGGCTATTACCGCAACCCCGAAGCCACTGCCGCGGCGTCCACCCATGGCTGGCATCATACGGGGGACATAGGCTACCGCGACGAGCAGGGTTTCATCTACATCGTCGACCGCAAGAAGGACATGATCGTCACTGGCGGCTTCAACGTCTTCTCGGCAGAGGTCGAGCAGGTCTTGCTTTCGCATCCCGCGGTGCGCGATTGCGCCGTGGTCGGCGTTCCCGATGCGAAATGGGGTGAAGCAATCAAGGCGGTCATCGAGCTCAAGGCGAATGCAGACGTCGACCCCCAGGACCTCATCGATCTCGTCAAGCGGGAGCTGGGCGGAGTGCATGCGCCCAAATCGGTCGACTTCTGGGATGAGCTGCCCCGCAGCGGCAATGGCAAGGTCTTGAAGCGTGATGTGCGCGACACATTCTGGAGCGGCCGCGAGCGCGCCGTTTAA